The nucleotide sequence TTGATGCAAACAGGAAGTGTTCGGAAGTAGGAGCAAACTACTGTTATAATAACATCTGGTAAGCTAGGTGAGCTCACTCAGTACTGTATGTATGATGACTAGCGTAGTGCAAGTGCTGAGTGCTGACTGACTGAATAATGCCACAAGGTTAGGGGGATGGCAATATTCGTAGCATTGACTGTTGTTGGAGGTGGAAGTGAAGTCTGAGTGTTAGTTCCCTTACTACACAACTGAAAGTGTGTGTGCGTTATCATCTAAAATTTTATTGCCAATGTAAACATTTCAGTTTAATTcagaatgtaaaatgaaataaatatgtttGCAGTCCACAGCTTTTAAGTAAATATGCAATTATTGCACTTCTCCCCCTCCAACTCAATCAATGCAAGAAGAGTAGCCTAACAGAACATCTACCAATTCAAGATATATGAAATGCACTGCAATCTTTCATGTAGATTTTTTAAACTGCTTTACATATGGTAACAGCCTTTACTGTATTGTAGTTTtgtcttaaaatatttaaatacttctCCAACTCCATCTGTCTTGCCTAGCTACGTAACCTCTTATTGTGGCCTAGTCTATGAACTTTTCATAAAGACATTCACTAATTTTACGGTAAATTAAATGTACtactcatttttttacttatttttattgctatatacagtagatgtgtgTGCATAGAGTAGGCAATGTAAATTTTAAGGCCAGACTAAGGTTTGTGGTAAGCTAACATATGCTAACAGGGTTGGATATTACCCATGTCTGTGTTTCACCCCTCTCCACCACCTCTGGATCTATTAGTGCAGTTAAACTAGAGATGAATACGtctgtacacattttttttctacCCATATGccttttcctcatattttttctACCAATATGCCTTTTCCTTTTGGATGGATTAGAACCAGGAGTTATCCCATGGAGGCTGAAAAGAGTAGCTACAGGTGTTACCCTCCTGGTTCTTCGTAGTAAATATTTTGCTATCAGTTGACATCCCAAAATCCTTCTCTGCCCTGGCAGAAACTCACCACAATGAATGAACcactaaactgttttttttaccGAGGTGCATTAGCActcactcgcaggggtgcccttttagctcaaAAAAGTTTcgtgctagctgattggttgcaagtattttgtccaaatagcatcattgttttcaaataattaccaagtaatgtgagtCGAAagttatttactaacctaaatttctccctcagatatatgttttgtcaataaataatgttaacgaataaagagattataaagtactGTGATGATAAgtataaatttaataacaacacccgccgaagttaacgacaggagcttgtttttggATGCACACTgcataatttgtttacttttcacatattttaacaaattgggataaattacactaagaataagaaaaaatgttattataaactttctttgaatactaGAATCTatgaaaaacatggaattaataaaacttgctattggtgaaaacttctggggaggtaaaaggaacagcctgtgacGGCCTGGCGGGAAAACCAGCTGATtttcattgcagcattttcctgatttatgtcattgaagctttttcctgatttatgtcactgaagctttttcctgatttatgtcattgcagctttttcctgatttatgtaagtgttgaaatcagtgttgttattgattactttaatggctatatctgcaattactgtaaatagtttctatgcttctttttgtaggtgcacactaataaaaaatatattttgcagaaattaacaacttactctttcatgtaagttacagcagacaatgcgagataagaaaactttttattttcgtattttgcgttctgttcaggacacatataaggttagcACGAGTTTCTGCGggtattttgagaagtaaaagaatatgcgactgagtagaaaatgtactatacacatatacattttaaggattagtaggctacaggtgtctactgtcaaataccgaggtggggagggaagggagagggaggggtattgcggttgtaactcggtgaaattatgaattcgtttgtgatttttttgcaatttatggaacactacagtatcctcaaaccgaaaatagtgctattaatggaatctatacctttacgacaaaattagcaaaccctttctatacggacttacatcgtaggcctacatacacccagcctaacttatatcaagcatcaactactgtttactgttactccttaccttaaagagttaagcaaaatttattgcaattgtcaaaaaatggtgtaagacacatagacataggctagcctagtttgaaatgtgtgcaagaaataaagccataataaggaaagtacattattattagtatgtaaaagaaaaaaatcgcctcttcatatttatcataatgatataacaaaagacttcggcacaaaagcctataaaagatgatatgtatttgaaaagttttcttgcccatcaaaatttgctggcatgtggatgtcatatgaataactaggcctacctatctaggtaattttatctaaattttatctaaagccacgggctgttccttttacctccccagaagttttcaccaatagcgagttttattaattccatgtctttagtagattctggtattcaaagaaagtttataataacatgtttttcttatgcttagtgtaatttatcccagtttgtgttaaaatatgagaaaattaaaaaaattattcagcgtgcatccgaaaacaagctcctgtcgttgacttcagCGGGCGTTGTTATTAactttagacttaccatcacaatactttataatctctttttcgttaacattatttattgacaaaacataatatatctgagggagaaatttaggttagtaaataagtttagattcacattacttggcaattatttgaaaacaatgatggctattcggacaaaatactcgcaaccaatcagctagcaggaaacttttgtgagctaaaagggcacccctacAAGTGAGTGCtaatgcgcctcggtaaaaaaagaCTGAGTTTAGGTACCTAATCTACCAGctgggtcaacagaggcataaagGGTTTTAATAGCTTAAGCAGGCATAAGCTGTTCCATCTTGCTTACGGACTGAATCTTGGTTCTCACTGATAAGGCATGAGTTTCAATCACTGTTTACACATGATTAcagaaatatatgttaaaaacaaatatgatgtAATAAAACTCCTACCTTGAAATCCTACAAAATAAAGCGAATGCTTTGGTCTCCCACCGATGATGCCAATGCAGAGTTCATGAGTGAACAAGGAACACACAGATGAAGCATATATAGGGTTTAAGGATTCCCCTCCAAGTCTTACTGGTACCATAATAATCACAGATCTCCAATTGTCACACTTAGGGCACTGACTGGGCTGATGCAAACCAGTAGCAGTACCTACTATATTGTCTACAGGCTCACTAATTGTTTTAAATCTATCACAATTCTCATTAGTCTGTCTTACATTTGTTACTAATTGAGAGTCCTTATTACTTCTCTCAGAATCAAAAAatgtttctgaataatttctatttacatttctttcagtCATATCGGATGCATAGCCTCTGTGATCTAAACCACCACTACCATTTTCTAACTGACCACTTGCTTCAGAGAAATTTGGGGTGacagatgattttattttttctaaataatctgAGGTAGACTTCTTCTTCACATTTGCCATTTCAGACATCTTTATAAGGTCACCTTTGGAACATATGCATGCGGTAGTTGTCAGGTCAAGGACATCTTGAATGTAAACtgttgaaatcaaaataaaaattaatatacaatatgCAATACACAGGACAATATTCAAAGATTAGTTGTATATGATATCcttactttcattatatttactaGCTACTATACACAAATTACCAAATGCTCCAATAACATCCAAAAGTTTTTACCAAAATATCAGAGAAACCCTTGTCTCAACCCTGAGTTTAAAAAACAGGGACTAGGTTGATCTAATAAATGAAGACTTGCTGATCTAATTCACCATAATATTACATACAGTTTCCATTACTTGAACCTGCTCAAGCTCATCAGCTTTAAGAtgctaattttaaaaatttaatggtaACAACAAAGATGTCAATAATGAATTATGGTGTGTTTTTCTCTGAGACTTTGTCCAAATTTTGAACAATTAAACAAGCAATTCATTACAATTATACAGTAGTTCTAGATGAACCGATAAGGAAACGAAACACTACACAAATGAATTATTACTGTATTGTACTAACAACATGTATCTTTTATGGAAACCTAAGAAATTTGAAAAAcgagaaacaaaatgaaagaaaattaactctTACcatatggaattggaatataaaatttaggtcaaaggccaagcgctaaaACTATACCACGTGTAAATGCCATGGTtttaacaaaatacagtacatcaATAATATTTGTTTCAGTAATTGTGTTGCATATAAGATATGACACACTGTAATTTCCACAATGTATTTCACATACtcataattttttaatgactCTCCCCCCATTAATTTCAACTCCCCAGTTAAAAGAGCAAAATTTACTCATCTAatgcaattattaataaaaatattttggatcaGGCCctccatatacataaaaaattatcaaattagtGTGTTCAATTTCAGTACAAATTCACATCTAACTATTAAGGCAAATTCCTCTTACCAGCACAATCCTGggctacatacacacaaactcgcTGCAGATCATGAATATATTTAGAGCCCATCTCTATAGCTTCTCTGAAAAAGAAACAGGGAAGTTGTATTATAATTTCATGACATTAACTTTTTGTGAGAGGATGAAGGTTAAACCAATCTACCACATACTATGTGTaaaattcttcatgaaaacaaattATGGGAGTTGTTTTAAATCATTAgcaaataacagataaataggATGGGACAACCAATATAGTACATTGTACTTACTTTCATTCAATTTGGCCATTTCATTACAAGCCTGTTTAAAAACTGAtgcatttttaagatattttcttcaaacaaaaaatttaccCTTTGGGATTCGAAGACTGGGGCCTAGTCCTTAAATTCCTAATCacttaaatcaaacaaaataaatgaataacataataAATATCAAGTGAACCAGCAGCTATGAAAAGAATCaccatctcttttattttaaaatgtatttactaATAAATTATCAGCTAcggcatgaaaatataatgatacaTTATAATACTTACTTGAAAATGTATGCAACAGAAGCAGGGCCATACCAGTCACCTGCCTTTTttccaagtttgtttccaaaatgGACTAAATTGTGCAGTGATAACGGACACTGCGGAGAAGGAGAATCTCCTAGCCACTGGACTATTCTCTGGTGGATTTTTTCCTCCGGACCTTCATTGATATTTTTGATATGTCGCCATCCTACAAAAGATTATAGTCTTACACATATGTGCACATTTTATTAGCACCTTTAATTTTTGCTATTACTCAggaatttcaattaaatattcagtAGTGCAACTAAATGGATCATAAATTATTATAGGGGATATACAAAAACTGGTCTCTGATATGATAATGCAATAAAGTTATAGGTACAGTATACAAATGGACAAATTTCAGGGTAAATTTCCCAGTTAAGATAGATGAAGGTATTTACATTTCTTAATGATCAACAAAGGAAATGAATTCTTGAGTCATTCTCTCATCCTATGGAGCCCCTTTGTGAAGCatcattgtatttctttattccttGGGAAGTTGAAGTCATTGCTGTAAATTACCAATTGGAGGGGATGAACAGAGGGCATTTCTAAGCAAAAttagagatttatatatacatggaatctGAAAATGATTTCCAGTATGATATGCATCTAAACATGAACAAACCTCTTAGGCTTCTTATATTGAAGTACTACTTGAATGCACGGCAATATAATTCTTCACCCTAGTCTGTCTAACTGAACATAATAGATACTGTGTCCTTGTAACATTCATAGATAAATCTTAAATAGCTCTCTCCTGATTCAGTTTGTAAGATAAGAGTTGTACTTGTGAGAGTAGCACTTCAGCCCACTTTATACAACTGGGATCCACAAAGAATCATTTATCTGTGATTTTGCTAATTTGATTTACATCTTGTAATTCTGCATTCCTCCTCAGAGATGCTCATCTGATCTTGGTTTTAGGATAAGAATTGTATTTGTGACAGTAGCTCTTTAACTCCCTTTGTACAACTAAAGATCATAAAAAGATATGtacctttaactttaaataagggGTAGGCTATGACAGCTTTAGAAAGAGCAAATCCTGTATATAATTTGCAGTATATGCTGTTGAGGACACTTTTCTCAGTGTAACGGAGAACCCACTTTCACAGATTCTCTAGCAGGGTTCACATGGAAAAGGCAATGCAGGAATTGGTTTTGGACAACATATGatcacattttctctcatttcatccATCAAAAACAAGactgataaattaaaattatactcTTTGATTACCATTAAGTAGAGCtctaaaagattataaaaactaaaattggcaACTGAACAAGACTAGCCTCCTACTTCCCTTCCAACAATACCCGCCATAGGGGGGTTGTGACGTCAGTGCACATCActtagtgcactgtaggcatttcttaaggttctttgcagcgtcccttgggcccctagctgcaacccctttcattccttttactgtatcttcattcacattctctttcgtccatcttgctatccttaaccctctcctaacaattgtttcatagtgcaattgcaaagctttcctcctgttacacctttcaaacctttccactctcaatttcccttctagtgctgaatgacctcacaggtcccagtgctttgcctttggcctaaattctatgttccattccattccattacaacTATACCTGCTAActattcttctcttctccttgCTTAACACTACACTGCATCCAGGTAGTTTAATTTTTACCCTTCAGgttaatttttaatgaagttaCTTGAGGGAAAATAATAAGTTCAAGTTATTAACTTTGGGGTACAGAATTGTACTGGTAATAATAAACCAAATTTATGCTTGCGGGAAGTTGTGCTCTATACAAGAAAAACTGCTGATTTTGGTgcaaaaaaactgaatataatgcttttgtttttaagtatgcatgtatgtgcatgaTAAAGCATGTGTATGTAGATGAAAATTACTGTATagcttttttaaatatgtatgaaaCAGGCTCATAAGCAACTGTGCTTTTATTTAGCAACTAGCTTGTAATTACTCATGTATAAAGCCATCAGTACTTATTAAAATCACCTTTCAATgtctaaaaataagaataataacagcaaGTAACAGTAAATAACATGATGGAGTTGGGCTTTGTAGAAGCCAATATCTAATTAGGTCTCTGGGATGGCTTGCTTCTACATGCTAGACTGTTTTCTAGTGTTTCATTACCCACTATTGTGGGTAAGGAAGATCCCAGTAGCAATAACGGAGAATTTACTTGAAAGGGTGACTCAAGAACTGTTCTACCTATTAAAGAATTTTGCTAACAGCAACTTTCCAGCTGCTAAACTTAGTAAAATGAGAGGTTTTATACTGTAGCGACACAATTATGTTGAGCAGAGgaaattcttattaatatttttttcattagaatattttTGTCCATGTGGGATATTTATACCTTGTGTTCTTTTAACAGATGGATTTCATAATACAATACTGCACAGAGAATAAACATTTCATATTACAAGagatataaatattatgaacTACTCATCAAGGTTAGAACTGACTTGTTGACTAACAGCATTGGAAACCATTCTTGCAAACAACATACGTGAAGAAAGGAAGTGCAAAGTAAGTGCGTGTGCCACCATCATTTGCCCTGAACGCAACATGCAACCCCAGCCACAATCGGTGGTCAATGTAGAGTCCTGTAGTGTTGGAAATTGCCGTCGGTACGTGCACCAGACGAGGCTATAGAAATGTCTTTTGAAAGCTTCCATgccattttcttctatttctggaaaacaaaaatgcatGTATGGAAAACACTAAACTTTCCTTTGGAATTTAAGTGATGATTCATTATAAATGGGAATAATTTTAGAAAGACTACTTGAGGGATGACATAAGAAAAACATAGGGATAAAATATCTTGCTAAGAAATGTTTCATAAAACTAGAATTGCTATTCTTAGAAATTCAGTCTATTTTTTCAGCATACTGAAAGTTCACAATTATTAGTTACAATATTGTCACCAATTATTAGTTGCCATATAGTCACCCAGTACTGTACTtattaaattccaactcaagataACCAATAAAGCTACAGGCTCCACTCTACACACAATACGTAAGTAAAGCTTAAAAACTTACCTTCTGAAGCTTCATCATCATTCTCTCCAAAGGATTTATGGTATACACTGGCAAGAAGATAAACGGGGGAATCCCTAGAGAAATTTGTCTTGAGATTTACTGTCCAACCTGATGTTGTATAAAAAGATTATTGTTGGTGAAGAAAACAAAAGGGTGAcagagctaaataaaaataaagaaaaattgagacttaataagaaaataatgatttgtcTCTCCATTACACTGCATTGTGAGAACAAAGTTGAAAGTCTAAAAGGCACAGATTTCAAAGACCAAACCAAGAAATTTGACATCGATGCAAATCTACGAATATCAAATTGCTTACATTTAATAGTATTTAcatacttttcattcttttaacttcATGTTAAATAGCTGTTTAATATTCTCAAAGCCGACTACCAAGGCATACTGAAGGACAAGAAAACTTGTGTTTGCCAAACTGAATGAATATCCTCTACATATTAACCACTTATGCTGCACCCATTTTCTCATACCCAAAGAAGCATTTACTCCAGCAACATCTCAGGAAGAACCATCCACAAATAGTGAAAAACAGTGACATTACCAACAGCAATCTAAATGACCAAGAGCATAACATGGCCTAAAATCAATTGgggatgtgaaaaaaaaacctcTGGTATCTTGCATGTCTCTCCTCAGGGTATCCAATCCTTCTATGAAAGTTTTGTCTATGAAAAAACCAAAGGATGGGGCAACAAATGTACCAGCCCTTAAAAACCATATGATTCCTTACTGCATAAGGCCTTTCCTTTCAAAGAGATCCATTAAATTTTTGACCAACAGCTTTTGGAGATCATGGATAGTACATCTTGAATGCTACTGTCAATGAGATGGGAAGGTCATTGGTCCTTGAAAGGCTGTCTGTCCCCATCCTGAAGGTCACAGACTACCCAGATCTCTGCCCCATGTCTGTCACATTGTCCAATGGCATGACAGGCAACCCCCTACTTGGGGCAGCTGGGGAGGGGTATTGCCAATCTGTACCCACCCCCATTTCTTTTCCTTACCTCCCTTCTCAGCTGGGACTGGGCAGGGAAGACTGAAAGACTTGGAGGGATCCTGGCCCTAACTAGAGGTGTGGGTTCACCATCTCTGTCTCTGGCACAAGAAGGTGAGGCTGCTCCCAAAGACTTGGGCATAGTTC is from Macrobrachium rosenbergii isolate ZJJX-2024 chromosome 10, ASM4041242v1, whole genome shotgun sequence and encodes:
- the LOC136842479 gene encoding cysteine protease ATG4D-like yields the protein MLPGKLPLSSHQESSHPSAASSSSQRYEPIGGIAEAQECTETSGWSQPLCSCKKSHCSDCKYGLEQSSNIENGPKDVVRVKLTRASSLDHQQNQFYVRAAGGMSIPVPVSKMSFENSQHHIRPPPVHTVPQLDDVSLDMSQYARDESSPSSGKKTSSYLPLSVELVAGRGTTSMPADGNKSSPAGGKVKSMPPSRTLALSASLFKNYLIPSSDKSQSKTTASTPETENSVKTKMMGIWNNVKYGWTVNLKTNFSRDSPVYLLASVYHKSFGENDDEASEEIEENGMEAFKRHFYSLVWCTYRRQFPTLQDSTLTTDCGWGCMLRSGQMMVAHALTLHFLSSRWRHIKNINEGPEEKIHQRIVQWLGDSPSPQCPLSLHNLVHFGNKLGKKAGDWYGPASVAYIFKEAIEMGSKYIHDLQRVCVYVAQDCAVYIQDVLDLTTTACICSKGDLIKMSEMANVKKKSTSDYLEKIKSSVTPNFSEASGQLENGSGGLDHRGYASDMTERNVNRNYSETFFDSERSNKDSQLVTNVRQTNENCDRFKTISEPVDNIVGTATGLHQPSQCPKCDNWRSVIIMVPVRLGGESLNPIYASSVCSLFTHELCIGIIGGRPKHSLYFVGFQEEHLIHLDPHLCQDAVSLTQPITPVSTYHCSSPRKMSLSRMDPSATLGFYCHTRTDFLRLMEELPELLTPKEPGYEYPIFEFIDGRSEDADALARQLTTEDEMAAALPRDMPLLPQDSEEFVFI